One genomic window of Luteitalea pratensis includes the following:
- the lysA gene encoding diaminopimelate decarboxylase, giving the protein MAALDTTQAPVFALDQVPLEPIAAAEGTPCYVYSAPVVSRRLAALQQALADCAWPHAVHYALKANSSLAIARLIRDGGAHADANSIGEIALATRAGFRPDQIVFTGVGKSPQELERAVSLDLKAINAESPGELDRIDALARSQGRRVRVALRVNPDVDAQSHPHISTGLKTSKFGVPLDDAAEVLRARRDAAGLEIIGVHVHVGSQITSLGPLCAAARKVADLAVALRAEGFPLSHLDLGGGLGIVYEQGGDVPTYEAFARALVDVARPTGLTLIVEPGRTLVGPAGVLLARVIDVKPHAGGGRFVVLDAGMTELMRPALYGAFHRIVPVHAADRPLVPCDVVGPVCESSDTFGRVRELPEPHVGDLMAIMDAGAYGAVMSNTYNRRPLPPEVLVEADGSWRVIRRRPTLDDMFALEQA; this is encoded by the coding sequence GTGGCGGCACTCGACACCACGCAGGCTCCCGTCTTCGCCCTCGACCAGGTCCCCCTCGAGCCCATCGCGGCCGCCGAGGGCACCCCCTGTTACGTGTACAGCGCGCCCGTCGTGTCGCGGCGCCTCGCCGCATTGCAGCAGGCCCTGGCCGACTGTGCGTGGCCTCACGCAGTTCACTACGCGCTGAAGGCGAATTCGTCGCTCGCCATCGCACGCCTGATTCGCGACGGGGGCGCACATGCCGACGCCAATTCCATCGGTGAGATCGCGCTCGCAACCCGCGCCGGGTTCCGGCCCGACCAGATCGTCTTCACGGGCGTCGGCAAGTCGCCGCAGGAACTGGAACGGGCGGTCTCGCTCGACCTGAAAGCGATCAACGCCGAATCCCCTGGCGAACTCGACCGGATCGATGCGCTGGCCCGATCGCAGGGACGCCGCGTCCGGGTGGCGCTTCGCGTCAACCCGGATGTCGACGCACAAAGCCATCCGCACATCAGCACCGGCCTGAAGACCAGCAAGTTCGGCGTCCCCCTCGACGATGCCGCGGAGGTGTTGCGGGCCCGCCGCGACGCGGCCGGTCTCGAGATCATCGGCGTGCACGTGCACGTCGGCTCGCAAATCACATCGCTCGGGCCGCTGTGCGCCGCCGCCAGGAAGGTCGCCGACCTGGCCGTGGCGCTGCGGGCGGAGGGCTTCCCGCTATCCCATCTCGACCTCGGCGGCGGCCTCGGCATCGTCTACGAGCAGGGCGGCGACGTGCCCACCTACGAGGCCTTCGCACGGGCGCTCGTCGACGTCGCCCGCCCCACCGGCCTCACGCTCATCGTCGAACCGGGTCGCACGCTGGTTGGCCCGGCAGGCGTGCTGCTCGCACGCGTCATCGACGTCAAACCGCACGCCGGCGGCGGACGCTTCGTCGTCCTCGACGCGGGCATGACCGAATTGATGCGGCCTGCGCTCTACGGCGCGTTCCATCGCATCGTGCCGGTGCATGCCGCCGACCGCCCGCTCGTTCCCTGCGACGTCGTCGGACCGGTCTGCGAGAGCAGCGACACCTTTGGCCGTGTCCGCGAACTGCCGGAGCCACACGTGGGCGACCTGATGGCGATCATGGATGCCGGCGCCTACGGCGCGGTGATGTCCAACACGTACAATCGCCGGCCGCTGCCTCCCGAAGTGCTCGTCGAAGCCGACGGCAGCTGGCGGGTGATTCGTCGCCGTCCGACGCTCGACGACATGTTCGCGCTCGAACAGGCATGA
- the tmk gene encoding dTMP kinase: protein MTRGRLIAFEGLDQSGKQTQALRLRQALNANGLGAVSFDFPDYGTPIGREIGAALSGQRAFSPDCLQLLFVANRCEHRPAIETALAAGQWVVCDRYLASSIAYGEAQGLDPEWLGLIQRVLPPADLTVLLDIAPEVAAARKQQQRDAFEQDLALLGRVRASYIRQASAAPGWYVVDAARDRDDVTRDVIDLVGGL from the coding sequence ATGACACGCGGCCGCCTCATCGCCTTCGAGGGGCTCGACCAGAGTGGCAAGCAGACGCAGGCCCTCCGCCTGCGGCAGGCGCTGAACGCGAACGGCCTCGGCGCTGTCAGCTTCGACTTTCCCGATTACGGGACGCCGATTGGTCGCGAGATCGGCGCGGCCCTCAGCGGGCAGCGCGCGTTCTCGCCCGACTGCCTGCAACTCCTCTTCGTGGCGAACAGGTGCGAGCATCGGCCCGCAATCGAGACTGCGCTCGCGGCCGGGCAGTGGGTGGTGTGCGATCGCTATCTCGCCTCGTCCATCGCCTACGGCGAGGCGCAAGGACTCGATCCGGAATGGCTCGGATTGATCCAACGCGTGCTCCCGCCCGCGGACCTGACGGTGCTGCTCGACATCGCGCCTGAGGTCGCCGCCGCTCGCAAGCAGCAGCAGCGCGACGCGTTCGAGCAGGACCTCGCCCTGCTCGGCCGGGTGCGCGCCAGCTACATTCGCCAGGCGTCGGCGGCGCCGGGATGGTACGTCGTCGACGCCGCACGCGACCGCGACGATGTCACGCGCGACGTCATCGATCTCGTCGGCGGCCTGTAG
- a CDS encoding radical SAM protein — protein MSENHLATRFTCSWPWSTAVLLCDGRVVCGCADPYGKRVLGDSRTGTIGEVWNGPTATRLRQDLNAGGSTFCGDCPLKLPLEDHEAAPQRSLAVSPLPSRMYVECTAACNVSCLDSCCAPETGITKTRQAGMLDVDLFMRVLAEVGPTLERIDFFNYGEAFLHKRAVEMCEIVKREYPHIYLYTSTNGGALNEESARRLVRSGIDEVTFSVDGASQDVYATYRQRGRFDHVMKNLRAVMDEKRALGRDVPFVNWRYILFKWNDNDAEMQRARTLATEIGVDRLCWEITDHPEHAFSRRFAPGTDDWQRIRHEVWEDNHLGNAITGATPRARIEVRGPSRDESLVHRAGVPLPLDLRVRNLSQRAFPHTATYGRRLVRVGAQLLDGDRTLRDRDFVRASLPHTVAAGSWQDLRMEIPPLAPGTYHLKLDLVSEGIDWFESCGSEVTLRELRIEG, from the coding sequence ATGTCTGAAAACCACCTCGCCACTCGCTTCACCTGCTCCTGGCCCTGGAGTACGGCCGTCCTCCTCTGTGACGGCCGCGTCGTCTGCGGGTGTGCTGATCCCTACGGCAAGCGCGTGCTCGGGGACTCGCGCACCGGCACTATCGGCGAGGTCTGGAACGGCCCGACTGCGACCCGCCTGCGCCAGGATCTCAATGCCGGCGGTTCGACGTTCTGCGGCGACTGCCCCCTCAAGCTGCCGCTCGAGGACCACGAAGCGGCGCCACAGCGATCGCTGGCCGTCTCGCCGCTGCCGTCGCGCATGTACGTGGAATGCACGGCGGCGTGCAACGTCTCCTGCCTCGATTCGTGCTGCGCGCCAGAGACCGGCATCACGAAGACGCGCCAGGCCGGCATGCTCGACGTCGACCTCTTCATGCGCGTGCTCGCCGAGGTCGGCCCGACGCTTGAGCGCATCGACTTCTTCAACTATGGAGAAGCGTTCCTGCACAAGCGCGCTGTGGAGATGTGCGAGATCGTCAAGCGCGAGTATCCGCACATCTATCTCTACACATCCACCAACGGCGGCGCGTTGAACGAGGAGTCTGCTCGCCGGCTGGTGCGGTCGGGGATCGACGAGGTGACGTTCTCGGTGGACGGCGCCTCGCAGGACGTGTACGCGACGTACCGGCAGCGTGGCCGGTTCGATCACGTGATGAAGAACCTGCGCGCCGTGATGGACGAGAAGCGCGCGCTCGGGCGTGACGTGCCGTTCGTGAACTGGCGCTACATCCTCTTCAAATGGAACGACAACGACGCCGAGATGCAACGGGCGCGAACGCTGGCGACCGAGATCGGCGTCGATCGCCTGTGCTGGGAGATCACCGATCACCCGGAGCATGCGTTCTCCCGCCGCTTCGCGCCTGGCACCGACGACTGGCAGCGGATTCGTCACGAGGTGTGGGAAGACAATCACCTCGGCAACGCCATCACTGGAGCCACGCCGCGGGCCCGCATCGAAGTGCGCGGGCCCTCGCGTGATGAATCGCTGGTCCATCGTGCCGGCGTGCCGCTCCCCCTCGACCTGCGCGTGCGAAACCTGAGCCAGCGCGCCTTTCCTCATACCGCGACGTATGGTCGTCGACTGGTGCGCGTCGGCGCGCAGTTGCTGGATGGCGACCGCACGCTCCGCGACCGCGATTTCGTGCGCGCCTCGCTGCCGCACACGGTCGCCGCGGGCAGCTGGCAGGATCTCCGCATGGAGATCCCGCCGCTGGCCCCTGGCACGTACCACCTGAAGCTGGATCTCGTGAGCGAGGGCATCGACTGGTTCGAGTCGTGCGGCTCCGAGGTAACGCTGCGGGAACTGCGCATCGAAGGGTAG
- a CDS encoding RNA polymerase sigma factor yields MTSDPTQPPSEIDALIERCLAGDQDAWVRIVRQHWRKVFNVAYKFTGKHDEAEDLTQDIFVKIFKSLHTFDRRANFQTWLISISRNLCIDHYRSVRKERETISRDVDSREMGTATKAEPGPLAGIEREDQRALLRLALNQLAPTLRSAVLLRDIKELSYQEIAVMLDLPEGTVKSRINRGRTELARQIRRLQESGLSTPRRATAGRRE; encoded by the coding sequence ATGACGTCTGACCCCACACAACCCCCCTCGGAAATCGATGCGCTGATCGAGCGTTGCCTTGCCGGGGATCAGGATGCGTGGGTCCGCATCGTCCGTCAGCACTGGCGGAAGGTGTTCAACGTCGCCTACAAGTTCACGGGCAAGCACGACGAAGCCGAAGACCTGACGCAGGACATCTTCGTCAAGATCTTCAAGTCGCTGCACACGTTCGACCGGCGCGCCAACTTCCAGACCTGGCTCATCAGCATCAGCAGGAACCTCTGCATCGACCATTACCGCAGCGTCAGGAAGGAGCGCGAGACCATCTCGCGCGACGTCGATTCGCGGGAGATGGGCACGGCGACGAAGGCTGAACCGGGTCCGCTCGCCGGCATCGAGCGCGAGGACCAGCGGGCCCTGTTGCGGCTCGCCCTCAACCAGCTCGCCCCGACCCTGCGGTCGGCGGTGCTGCTGCGCGACATCAAGGAATTGTCGTACCAGGAGATTGCCGTGATGCTCGACCTGCCCGAAGGGACGGTCAAGTCACGCATCAACCGGGGGAGGACGGAACTTGCCCGGCAGATCCGCCGTCTGCAGGAGTCGGGCCTCTCCACGCCGCGCCGCGCCACCGCTGGCCGACGCGAGTAG
- a CDS encoding RNA polymerase sigma factor gives MSHCPAERPADRASAWSPQDDVPFVQAAQSGDAASFDTLYRRHARFVHGVLLGLATRTDVEDLVQEVFLTAWRQLGTLRDPAAFGGWVVTIARHLRIDHVRRQRPLESLDAEAGDDARAGPRGRRHAREQEASAVDHLEAQRAIAAIRTLPEAYRDTLVLRLVEGMTGPEIARSTGLTPDSVRVNLCRGMKLLRQALDGTAATRTR, from the coding sequence GTGTCTCACTGTCCCGCAGAGCGTCCGGCCGATCGCGCGTCCGCGTGGTCGCCGCAAGACGATGTGCCGTTCGTGCAAGCGGCCCAGTCGGGTGACGCTGCGTCGTTCGACACCCTCTACCGTCGACACGCGCGGTTCGTGCATGGTGTCCTGCTCGGCCTGGCGACACGGACCGACGTCGAGGACCTCGTGCAGGAGGTCTTCCTGACGGCGTGGCGGCAGCTCGGCACGTTGCGTGACCCGGCCGCGTTCGGCGGATGGGTGGTCACGATCGCGCGTCACCTGCGCATCGATCACGTGCGTCGGCAACGGCCGCTGGAATCGCTCGATGCGGAAGCCGGCGATGACGCACGTGCGGGACCGCGCGGTCGCCGCCATGCACGCGAGCAGGAGGCCAGCGCCGTTGACCATCTCGAGGCGCAGCGGGCCATCGCGGCGATTCGGACACTCCCCGAGGCCTACCGCGACACGCTGGTCCTGCGGCTCGTGGAGGGAATGACGGGGCCGGAGATCGCCCGTTCGACCGGTCTCACGCCCGATTCGGTGCGCGTCAACCTGTGCCGGGGCATGAAGCTGTTACGGCAGGCGCTCGATGGCACTGCTGCGACGAGGACCCGCTGA
- a CDS encoding STAS domain-containing protein, giving the protein MNLTTEQHEDVAVVRVHEARMVYPILSDFATIVTGLVQQGQRKVLIDLTPVTYLDSATIGCLMDLYRQISGAGGEVKLSGVQKRVETMLTMTGTQNFIEVHPDADSALASFGA; this is encoded by the coding sequence ATGAACCTTACGACCGAGCAGCACGAGGACGTGGCAGTCGTCCGGGTCCACGAGGCCCGGATGGTGTATCCGATCCTGTCGGATTTCGCCACCATCGTCACCGGGCTCGTGCAGCAGGGCCAGCGCAAGGTGCTGATCGACCTGACACCGGTGACCTACCTGGACAGCGCGACGATCGGCTGCCTGATGGACCTGTACCGGCAAATCAGTGGCGCGGGTGGCGAGGTGAAGCTTTCGGGCGTGCAGAAACGCGTCGAGACGATGCTGACGATGACCGGCACGCAGAACTTCATCGAGGTGCACCCCGACGCCGACAGTGCGTTGGCGAGTTTCGGAGCCTGA